The Malus domestica chromosome 17, GDT2T_hap1 genome contains the following window.
TCTTTAAAGAAAAAGACCATTTACCCTATGTAATTTAATTTGTGCTTATtactcaagaaaagaaaaataatttctttaaaTCCATAATTAAATTCTTATCTCCGCAATTCCTTAATTTCCGTTGCGATTTTCCAATAAATGTCACCTTTGGTACTTTCTTAATCTCTATATTTACTTATTCTTGATTTAATTAGTaggttaattatttatatggtccaTGAATTTATCGGTTAGGGTTATGATTTTGAgaataatttatattatattgttgTTCTTTTATATTGATTATTATATAAGTTTATATAAGCAAAAAATAAACCTATGATTTTATAGTACTATTTTCAATTAGCCCACCCAAAGAAAAAATCCTGGCTCCGCCCTTAAACAAACGGTACGTAATACCAGTAAAAGGATCCCCGATCGAATAAGAAATTGTAGAGTTAGGGAGACTTCCTGGCTTAGTGATCAAATTGATCCACGTCAAGCTTTTTAGTTGCTTCATCAAAATTGTTCCAACCAAACGCAAATGGCAGCTGATAGCATATTTGGTTAGCCATTCAGGCGCCTCCTCTGGAGCCCTCCGATTTTCCGAGAATGGTCCGGATCAACGGCCCTCATGGACTGGTTTGAATCCCCTAATTCCCCCATAATCAAGGTCAATGTTCCAGGTACTATCACTAATTCTCTCTTTATTTCCCTAATCAAATATTAATAGGGTTTATAAGTTATTCATCTCTGCCCctgaattttttattatttggaatTAAAACTTTTGTGTAAGATATGGATTCTTTGCTCCCATTATACTGTAAGTTTAATTTGGGTTCTTAGTGAAAACTACACTTAATATGTCACCTTGACATCTTGTATCAATAATGTCATGTAGAAAAGTTGAAATATATGACATGGCTTTTGGTCAAATGTCACGGTGACCTTCTAGAGTTAAAGAATGAATAACACTTAGAAAAGTTGAAATACATGTCATCACTTTGTTGGTTAGATGAAGTTTTGTTCCTTGAATTAAAAATTGTGACTAGTAATCTCTGAATTTGTCACAATATAGAACAAAACAACGGTCTTTTTAAACAATATCATAATACTCGCTGATTTTTCTTTCAAAGACAAAAGCTCTAATTTGACTAAAATTTAGGACCAATTCTCCAAAATCTTTTAGGAGTGAACCATTTATTTTCACTAGGAAAAGTGGGTTCAACGATTCACGGTTGTGACAGAGATTTTGTGGCAAAATAGGTTTTAGAAAAGAGGACATAAAAGGGCAGATAGAAGAAGGGAATATTTTGCAGATGAAAGGGGAAGgcgggaaagaaagagaggaggcTCATGCAGCAAAATACACTGTTTGGAACGTCGCGGAGAGGGGGACGGGAAAAGGAGACTTTTCCCGGGAAATCGCATTGCCGGAAAATGTGAAAGTCGATCAGATAAAAGCTCAGGTTGAGAATGGTGTTCTCACCATTGTTGTCCCAAAAGATACGACCCCCAAAACCATCCAAAGTGCGAAACATCAATATCACTAGCAAGCTCTAAGCATATGCATATGTAGGTGTTGTCATATGGTTCAAAAATAATGGTTTGAATGTGTAATGTATTGTGCTACAACCTATAACGAAAAGTATAATATATGTACTGTAGTTAGTAATAAATCCGTGttttatacaagcgatatttGAGATGGGGGAATAAATAGCTCgtgtgaatcaagttcaaacgCAAAGCAACCAAGTGAAGCAAATTCTAAGTGCCAAGCCATGCATGTCCCAAGCTAAGAGTGAGAAATATTTAGAAACTTTGATTAGGTCAATAAATAATTTCACATTTCGGCAGAGCTGGTTGGtggtattttattttctagcaCTGGTTAGCCGGAATTATTGTACTCTTCAACTATTTCCAATAAAAACATGTCTCCTCTCCAACTAAGAACAATAAAAGAGCTCTTTTTTGAATTCTCCTCCAACCATATATGTCTAAATATTGTCATGTATGAGAGATATTTTCACATGCTTAAAATACAAGTCGGTACGTTACCTATCATAATGTTTTTCAATGTCGTGTCACTTGTATTAGTCCTTGGTGTATCATATTGCATTCTAAATCGCTGAAGAATCTATCGTCATAAGATTTTAATTTCATGAAGTGCTCGTTCGAATTAGATATGGCcttgaaaaaataaacatggaCTTGAATTAAATATGTTCAATTtcatgaaaagtaaaaaaataattatttttgttcaCTACAGTAAAACATCatctaaaattatattttttaaattcttaaAGTTACATAAATCTAACAACGGTGTATTTATTCGACGAGATAAAATATATTTACATTAGGTGATGAGATAATAAATTAGTCTCAAACTCATAATAGTGAGAtttaaactattttcttttttatgataTTCTATGGTAATCTCCACTAAAGAGAGTGTAAGCGCTTGAACTTGAAAAACACTAAGTTAAAGAGAAAAACCATAattcaaattattttctttgtttgagAGAGCACTTCCACCATAATACATGTAAAAGAGGTTGTTCTATAATCAAATCATGTCGAGCATAAACACAAAAAGATGTAGTATCATATGAATTATTCCGAAACAAAAAATACATTATATAAAAGTATGAACTGGTTCTAATAGGCATGTGACGTGTGACTTGGTTGGTTGGCCTTTTTGgggttttatttgtttaattttttgggttattttttttattttttatatattgacCAAAACGATTAGggtattaataattaaaaaaaaagtctctCATAATTTCAGATTTGATTTGGCTCAAACATTCCAAAAATCCCATTACCTATACCGTATATTTCCAATAAATGACCGTTATAtacaaagtaaaagcaaaatcTTTTTACAAACAAAAACGATTTCAAATTATCAAAAAATCCAATCAATTTGAGAACTTGAAGGTGTTATGTAATCAATTATTCCTTACACAATTTCTTTTTTAgctaaatgatttttttaaggTATTAATTTAAAGACATCCTTTCTCTCTGTAGCCCATAATTATATAGACCGTTaaattaaatgaataaaaagaaaatcaacCGATATAAACAAATTAGACACATaaatagagaagaaaaaaaattggtaaaAATCAATTTCCTTTCATTGTCTATGACAAATAGTTTGACGTACCTTAATACACTTCCTAATTGGCCGTATCCATTTTCTTATTGACAAAGGTAAGTCCATCCAAGTCATGGCATGATATGCTCCCAAATTTCAACCCAGCATTTAATGCACACTCAAAAATTATAAGTTTTTTATAGTCAAAATGGTATTTGAGACTAGAATAACTTGTCATTTTGATCTATGAGATCTAAAATCAAGAGAAGTTGTTAATGAAATTGTgcaccgtcaatcattttggtcattttgtaAAAAATCTCAATTAAATTGATAGTATTTTGTCAAATTAACCCCTTCATTTAAACTAGTGGTTTCTTTACGGAGATTTTTCATAGAAGAACCAAATTAATCGACGGTGGACAATTTCAGGTATTGTT
Protein-coding sequences here:
- the LOC103406010 gene encoding LOW QUALITY PROTEIN: 15.7 kDa heat shock protein, peroxisomal (The sequence of the model RefSeq protein was modified relative to this genomic sequence to represent the inferred CDS: deleted 1 base in 1 codon; substituted 1 base at 1 genomic stop codon) translates to MAADSIFGXPFRRLLWSPPIFREWSGSTALMDWFESPNSPIIKVNVPGFRKEDIKGQIEEGNILQMKGEGGKEREEAHAAKYTVWNVAERGTGKGDFSREIALPENVKVDQIKAQVENGVLTIVVPKDTTPKPSKVRNINITSKL